The DNA segment AGAGGCATACATGCGTATACGCATATAAAAAGTAACAGTAAATAGTGGTAAGATgattattctttaaaaaaaaattatataaaatttttaaaacttaGAGCGTTCCACGAGACAAACCTGAAGTTAAATAGTCAAAATTCGTcccaaaatcaaaattattttctttaggaaGTGTGTttttctaaaaaagaaaaaaattatataaatattttaagatcATTTTATCCATATTTTTTATATACACAATTTATTCCTCTAATTTTGTATTTCTTGTGCATAGCGAAGGTTGCACACGCTGCATATAGGAATTAGGGTTTCGCTTGGGGTGCTCGCTTCTCTCCTACAATGGCGGCTGCCACGCTCCACTCCGTACTCCGCCGCAATAGCCTCCTGCCCTTGTTCGAAACCCGCCGCCTTCgagatctcctcttcttctcctcctctgtcgACCGTGCCACCGCCGTATGCGGCACCACATCTCCAGATCCCCACTCCATGGTGGAATACCTCGTGAACTCCTGCGGGTTCTCTCCCTCCGAGGCAGCCATGTTCTCTAAACCCCTCGCGCACCTCCGATCCACCGAGAAACCCGACTCCGTCCTTAACTTCATGAGATCTCAGGGCTTCGATGGCGCCGCTATTAGGAAGGTGATATCTATGAAACCCAATTACCTATGCTACAACGTGGAGAAGAACTTGGCCCCGAAGTTTCAGTTCTTACGCGATTTGGGCCTATCGGAGTCGGATATCGCCGATGCCATCCTGAAGAACGATTTCATCCTGCGCCTCGACGTTCACCGTTCCTTGATCCCCAAATTGGAGATGTGGGAAAGTCTCTTGGGATCGAGAGAGCTCGTTCTCAAGCATCTCAAGAAGACAAGATGGTTTTTCTCCTCCAGCGTTGAGAAGACGTTGCATCCTAACCTAAAGTTCTTGAGGGATGAGTGCGGCATTCCTGAAGAAAGGGTCTCTGTCGTCTTGAGAAGTCACCCACAATTAATCTCACGGAAGCCAGAGTCTCTCCGAGCTTTGGTGGCGAGAGCCGATGAGCTGGGGATGCCACGGCAATCTCGGATGTTCGTGCGGACACTTGATGCTCTCTTCATGGTAAGCAAAGAAAGGTTCGAGGCCAAGGTCGAGCTCATGAGGAGCTTCGGGTGGTCGGAGTCGGAGTTTTCTTCTGTAGTCAGGAAAGTACCCACCTTCTTATGCATCTCCCTCGATATGATGCGCAGAAAAATGGAATTTTTTATCAATGTAGTCGGGTACACCCCTTCCTTCATCGCCTCCCAACCAACTATCTTGCTATATAGTCTGCAGAAGAGGGTCATTCCTCGGTTTCATGTGACGGAGATGTTGAAATCGAAAGGATTGTGGACTGGACAATGCAAGTTTTTATGGATTCTCATAATGTCAGATACCAAATTCATGGAGAAGTTTGTTCTCCCTCACAAAGAAAATGTCCCTGAGCTGCTTGATATTATGAGAGTTGCTGGCGCGTGTAAAAGAAATGATACCTTTCATTTGGCATCGGAGGATGAGAAAGGGCTTAACTGATTGTCTGATTTGTGACGACGAAGGTAGATTATTCCCCTAATTTGAGATTTTGGAAATTTTATGCAAAGAACTTATATAAAGGTGTATTGAGGTGTGGGATATTTCTTTTATGACAAG comes from the Musa acuminata AAA Group cultivar baxijiao chromosome BXJ1-10, Cavendish_Baxijiao_AAA, whole genome shotgun sequence genome and includes:
- the LOC103969740 gene encoding uncharacterized protein LOC103969740; protein product: MAAATLHSVLRRNSLLPLFETRRLRDLLFFSSSVDRATAVCGTTSPDPHSMVEYLVNSCGFSPSEAAMFSKPLAHLRSTEKPDSVLNFMRSQGFDGAAIRKVISMKPNYLCYNVEKNLAPKFQFLRDLGLSESDIADAILKNDFILRLDVHRSLIPKLEMWESLLGSRELVLKHLKKTRWFFSSSVEKTLHPNLKFLRDECGIPEERVSVVLRSHPQLISRKPESLRALVARADELGMPRQSRMFVRTLDALFMVSKERFEAKVELMRSFGWSESEFSSVVRKVPTFLCISLDMMRRKMEFFINVVGYTPSFIASQPTILLYSLQKRVIPRFHVTEMLKSKGLWTGQCKFLWILIMSDTKFMEKFVLPHKENVPELLDIMRVAGACKRNDTFHLASEDEKGLN